In the Ramlibacter tataouinensis TTB310 genome, one interval contains:
- a CDS encoding M14 family metallopeptidase, with product MTGTTGEGPRDAFSSSYAQARQKFLQAAAAAELAVESKRHPLPGRDGEDLAMDVARQGHPNAGALLVLTSACHGAEGYCGSGVQVAALRDREWREYAAARGVAVLYVHALNPHGFSHARRVTHENVDLNRNFHDFSQPLPANEPYREVQPLLLSASWPPPPENEAAVAAFIAQRGEAAWQAAITRGQHEFPEGLFYGGRAPTWSNSTWREVLRVHGHRAARVAWIDIHTGLGPSGVGERIYAGRDDPASVDRARRWWDGGGRTPVTSFYDGSSTSAYLTGLMFNSVYEECPQAEYTGIAMEYGTVPVVDVMNALRADHWLALHPEAPAELAHRIKQQVMRAFYTDTDEWKEQIVRQAREALFQAVDGLSS from the coding sequence ATGACCGGCACGACCGGCGAGGGGCCGCGCGACGCCTTCTCGTCCAGCTATGCGCAGGCACGGCAGAAGTTCCTGCAGGCCGCAGCCGCCGCGGAGCTGGCGGTGGAATCCAAGCGCCACCCGCTCCCGGGCCGGGACGGCGAGGACCTGGCGATGGACGTGGCGCGCCAGGGCCATCCCAACGCAGGCGCCCTGCTGGTCCTGACCAGCGCCTGCCACGGCGCGGAGGGCTACTGCGGCTCCGGCGTGCAGGTGGCCGCGCTGCGCGACCGCGAGTGGCGCGAGTACGCCGCCGCCCGCGGCGTGGCCGTGCTGTACGTGCACGCGCTCAACCCGCACGGCTTCTCGCATGCGCGGCGCGTCACGCACGAGAACGTGGACCTGAACCGCAATTTCCACGACTTCAGCCAACCCCTGCCGGCGAACGAGCCCTACCGCGAGGTGCAGCCGTTGCTGCTGTCGGCGTCCTGGCCGCCCCCGCCGGAGAACGAGGCGGCGGTCGCGGCGTTCATCGCGCAGCGCGGCGAGGCCGCCTGGCAGGCCGCCATCACCCGCGGCCAGCACGAGTTTCCCGAGGGGCTGTTCTACGGCGGCCGCGCGCCGACCTGGAGCAACAGCACTTGGCGCGAGGTGCTGCGCGTGCACGGCCACCGCGCCGCCCGCGTCGCCTGGATCGACATCCACACCGGACTGGGCCCGAGCGGGGTGGGCGAGCGCATCTATGCCGGCCGCGACGATCCGGCCTCGGTGGACCGGGCGCGCCGCTGGTGGGACGGCGGCGGACGCACGCCGGTGACGTCCTTCTACGACGGCTCCTCGACCTCGGCCTACCTCACGGGCCTGATGTTCAACTCGGTCTACGAGGAATGCCCGCAGGCCGAGTACACCGGCATCGCCATGGAATACGGCACGGTGCCGGTGGTGGACGTGATGAACGCCCTGCGCGCCGACCACTGGCTGGCCCTGCATCCCGAGGCGCCCGCCGAGCTGGCGCACCGCATCAAGCAGCAGGTGATGCGGGCCTTCTACACCGACACCGACGAGTGGAAGGAACAGATCGTGCGCCAGGCGCGCGAGGCCCTGTTCCAGGCGGTGGACGGGCTGAGCAGCTGA
- a CDS encoding M20 aminoacylase family protein, translating to MNVLDSIVTQAASITAIRRDLHAHPELCFEEVRTADLVAAKLTEWGIPVHRGMGTTGVVGIVKNGTSSRALGLRADMDALPMQEFNTFAHASKHPGRMHACGHDGHTAMLLAAAQHFARHRNFDGTVYLIFQPAEEGGGGAREMIRDGLFERFPMEAVFGMHNWASPRVGTFFVSPGPVMASTSEFKVTIRGKGSHAALPHTGIDPVPVACQMVQAFQTIISRNKKPVDAGVISVTMIHAGEATNVVPDSCELQGTVRTFTTEVLDLIEKRMRQVAEHVCAAHDATCEFEFVRNYPPTVNSAAEAEFARQVMASIVGESNVQAQEPTMGAEDFAYMLQAKPGAYCFIGNGDGSHREIGHGAGPCVIHNPSYDFNDELIPLGATYWVRLAEAWLARERA from the coding sequence ATGAACGTCCTCGACTCCATCGTCACCCAGGCGGCAAGCATCACCGCCATCCGCCGCGACCTGCATGCCCATCCCGAACTGTGCTTCGAGGAGGTGCGCACCGCCGACCTGGTGGCCGCCAAGCTCACCGAATGGGGCATTCCCGTCCACCGCGGCATGGGCACCACCGGCGTGGTGGGCATCGTCAAGAACGGCACCAGCAGCCGCGCACTGGGGCTGCGCGCCGACATGGATGCGCTGCCCATGCAGGAGTTCAACACCTTCGCCCATGCCAGCAAGCACCCCGGCAGGATGCACGCCTGCGGCCACGACGGCCACACGGCCATGCTGCTGGCGGCGGCCCAGCACTTCGCCAGGCACCGCAACTTCGACGGCACGGTCTACCTGATCTTCCAGCCGGCCGAAGAAGGCGGGGGCGGCGCGCGCGAGATGATCAGGGACGGCCTGTTCGAGCGCTTCCCGATGGAGGCGGTGTTCGGCATGCACAACTGGGCGTCGCCGCGCGTGGGCACCTTCTTCGTCAGCCCCGGGCCGGTGATGGCTTCGACCAGCGAATTCAAGGTCACCATCCGCGGCAAGGGCAGCCATGCCGCCCTGCCCCACACCGGCATCGACCCGGTGCCCGTCGCCTGCCAGATGGTGCAGGCGTTCCAGACCATCATCAGCCGCAACAAGAAGCCGGTGGACGCGGGCGTGATCTCGGTCACCATGATCCACGCCGGCGAGGCCACCAATGTCGTGCCCGACAGCTGCGAGCTGCAGGGCACGGTGCGCACCTTCACCACCGAGGTGCTGGACCTGATCGAAAAGCGCATGCGGCAGGTGGCCGAGCACGTGTGCGCCGCGCACGACGCGACCTGCGAGTTCGAGTTCGTGCGCAACTACCCGCCCACCGTGAATAGCGCGGCAGAGGCCGAGTTCGCCCGCCAGGTGATGGCGTCCATCGTCGGCGAGTCCAACGTGCAGGCGCAGGAGCCCACCATGGGCGCCGAGGATTTCGCCTACATGCTGCAGGCCAAGCCCGGCGCGTACTGCTTCATCGGCAACGGCGATGGCAGCCACCGCGAGATCGGCCATGGCGCGGGGCCCTGCGTGATCCACAACCCCAGCTACGACTTCAACGACGAGCTGATCCCGCTGGGTGCCACCTACTGGGTGCGGCTGGCCGAGGCTTGGCTGGCCCGCGAACGCGCATGA
- the argE gene encoding acetylornithine deacetylase, which translates to MPADLSARALELAQTLVRMDTVSARSNLALIHFVRDELQRLGVRARLTFNADKTKANLFATLGEGKPAGVILSGHTDTVPWDGQAWSDSPLAGNVRDGRLYGRGSADMKSFIALAVAHAQTFLDSQAPFAVHFAFSYDEEVGCFGVRELIADLRDAGIRPLACIVGEPTSMVPAIAHKGVYRYKCCVRGKEAHSSLTPRSVNAIEMAARLVGKLRDMAEGFEREEPRYAGFDVPFSTASVGQFHGGIADNVVPRDAEFRYEFRDLPTADAYAMQAQVVAHARSLEPAMKQVAPDAGFRFETICEIPSFLGSAEDPVTRLAQRLSGERRTTLVAFGTEAGLFKNAGIPTVVCGPGSIEQAHQPDEYVSLEQLARCEAFLRGLAGTRELA; encoded by the coding sequence ATGCCCGCCGACCTCTCCGCCCGCGCCCTCGAGCTCGCGCAAACCTTGGTTCGCATGGACACCGTGAGTGCCCGTTCCAACCTCGCGCTCATCCATTTCGTGCGCGACGAACTGCAACGGCTGGGCGTGCGCGCGCGCCTGACCTTCAACGCCGACAAGACCAAGGCCAACCTGTTCGCCACGCTGGGCGAGGGCAAGCCGGCCGGCGTCATCCTCTCGGGCCACACCGACACCGTCCCCTGGGACGGCCAGGCCTGGAGCGATTCGCCGCTGGCCGGCAACGTCAGGGACGGCCGACTGTACGGCCGCGGCTCGGCCGACATGAAGAGCTTCATCGCGCTGGCGGTGGCGCATGCCCAGACCTTCCTGGACAGCCAGGCGCCGTTCGCGGTGCATTTCGCCTTCAGCTACGACGAGGAGGTGGGCTGCTTCGGCGTGCGCGAGCTCATCGCCGATCTGCGCGACGCCGGCATCCGGCCGCTGGCCTGCATCGTCGGCGAGCCCACCAGCATGGTGCCGGCGATCGCGCACAAGGGCGTCTACCGCTACAAGTGCTGCGTGCGCGGCAAGGAGGCGCATTCCTCCCTCACGCCGCGCTCGGTCAACGCGATCGAGATGGCTGCGCGCCTGGTGGGCAAGCTGCGCGACATGGCCGAGGGCTTCGAGCGCGAGGAACCGCGCTACGCGGGCTTCGACGTGCCGTTCTCCACCGCCAGCGTGGGCCAGTTCCACGGCGGCATCGCCGACAACGTGGTGCCGCGCGACGCAGAGTTCCGCTACGAGTTCCGCGACCTGCCCACCGCGGACGCGTACGCCATGCAGGCGCAGGTGGTGGCCCATGCCCGCTCGCTCGAGCCGGCGATGAAGCAGGTGGCGCCCGACGCGGGTTTCCGCTTCGAGACCATCTGCGAGATCCCCAGCTTCCTGGGCTCGGCCGAAGACCCGGTGACGCGGCTGGCCCAGCGCCTGTCGGGCGAGCGGCGCACCACGCTGGTGGCCTTCGGCACCGAGGCCGGCCTGTTCAAGAACGCCGGCATTCCCACCGTGGTGTGCGGGCCCGGCAGCATCGAGCAGGCGCACCAGCCCGATGAGTACGTCAGCCTCGAGCAGTTGGCTCGCTGCGAGGCCTTCCTGCGTGGCCTGGCCGGCACGCGCGAGCTGGCCTGA
- a CDS encoding ABC transporter substrate-binding protein has translation MISRRKFSQALGAVAAAGAPVLRAQPDNRIILGQSAPFTGPAAQLGIQFNRGAKLYFDQVNAQGGIHKRSVELVTLDDGYEPDRCADNTRKLLADDAFALFGYIGTPTSLAALPLATAAKTPFFAPFTGAMGLRQPFNRYAFHIRASYNDEAALIVRNLTTLGLQKIAVFYQNDAYGKAGLDGVQLALAKLNMKPVALATVERNSVDVAAAVQTLVAARPDAIVQISAYKSCAACIRTARKAGFGGTFFNVSFVGTQALADELGKDGAGVVVSQVMPSPYYAARAITREFVEAVKKAGGDHQANFSSMEGYLAAKVMAEGLRRAGPKPSQDTLVAGLETINNQSFGGFEVTFSPADHVASSFVELSMLTGDGRVRT, from the coding sequence ATGATTTCCCGTCGAAAGTTCTCCCAGGCCCTGGGCGCCGTCGCCGCGGCGGGCGCCCCCGTGCTGCGCGCGCAGCCTGACAACCGCATCATTCTCGGCCAATCCGCGCCGTTCACCGGCCCGGCGGCCCAGCTGGGGATCCAGTTCAACCGCGGTGCCAAGCTGTACTTCGACCAGGTCAACGCGCAAGGCGGCATCCACAAGCGCAGCGTGGAGCTGGTGACCCTGGACGACGGCTACGAACCCGACCGCTGCGCCGACAACACCCGCAAGCTGCTGGCCGACGACGCCTTCGCCCTGTTCGGCTACATCGGCACGCCCACCAGCCTGGCGGCGCTGCCGCTGGCCACAGCGGCCAAGACGCCGTTCTTCGCGCCCTTCACCGGCGCCATGGGCCTGCGCCAGCCGTTCAACCGCTACGCCTTCCACATCCGCGCCTCGTACAACGACGAGGCGGCGCTGATCGTGCGCAACCTGACCACGCTGGGGCTGCAAAAGATCGCCGTCTTCTACCAGAACGACGCCTATGGCAAGGCCGGCCTGGACGGCGTGCAGCTGGCGCTGGCCAAGCTGAACATGAAGCCGGTGGCGCTGGCCACCGTGGAGCGCAATTCGGTGGACGTGGCCGCCGCCGTGCAGACCCTGGTGGCGGCCAGGCCCGACGCCATCGTGCAGATCAGTGCCTACAAGTCCTGCGCCGCGTGCATCCGCACCGCCCGCAAGGCCGGCTTCGGCGGCACCTTCTTCAACGTGTCCTTCGTCGGCACGCAGGCCCTGGCCGACGAGCTGGGCAAGGACGGCGCGGGCGTGGTGGTGTCGCAGGTCATGCCCTCTCCCTATTACGCCGCGCGCGCCATCACCCGCGAGTTCGTGGAGGCCGTCAAGAAGGCCGGTGGCGACCACCAGGCCAACTTCTCCAGCATGGAGGGCTACCTGGCGGCCAAGGTCATGGCCGAAGGCCTGCGCCGGGCCGGCCCCAAGCCCAGCCAGGACACCCTGGTCGCCGGGCTGGAGACCATCAACAACCAGTCGTTCGGCGGCTTCGAGGTGACGTTCTCCCCCGCCGACCACGTGGCGTCCAGCTTCGTGGAGCTGTCCATGCTCACCGGCGACGGCCGGGTCAGGACCTGA
- a CDS encoding molybdopterin-containing oxidoreductase family protein: protein MHPDARIPPAAAGTAQVLGACPHDCPDTCALITTVRDGVALKVQGNPAHRPTDGVLCTKVSRYTERTYHPERLMHPMRRVGPKGSGRFEPVGWDQALDDIAHRLKAIAARDPQAVLPYSYAGTMGLVQGEGMAARFFHRLGASLLDRTICAAAGAEGLTQTLGGKVGMKVEFFAESKLILIWGSNSIASNLHFWRLAQQAKRDGARLVCIDPRRTETAEKCHEHVQLRPGTDAALALALMHELIVNDWLDHDYLARHTLGWEALRERALRWAPERAAQVCGVPAAQIRALARAWGTTRPAAIRLNYGMQRVRGGGNAARAIACLPALTGAWRHRAGGLLLSSSGMVRFNRAALQRADLLAGRQPRTINMSTIGDDLLRPSSPAFGPRVEAVIVYNSNPVAVAPESGKVVRGFAREDLFTVVLEHFRTDTADYADYLLPATTQLEHWDLHLSYGHTDVLLNRPAIAPVGQSRTNTEVFRQLARRMGFTEDCFADSDEDLCRLAVDGHFDFELLLAQGFATQAIPDAPFAEGGFPTPSGRCEFFSERLARAGLDGLPDHLPNHETAGSSTRYPLAMISPPARNFLNSTFVNLQSLRDIEREPLLEIHAQDAAARGIATGDVVRVFNDRGEYRCKAEVSTRARPGVVNGLGIWWRKLGLQGTNVNELTSQKLTDLGRGPVFYDCLVEVQAVAAPATAPAAA from the coding sequence ATGCATCCAGACGCCCGCATCCCCCCTGCCGCCGCCGGCACCGCCCAGGTGCTGGGCGCCTGCCCGCACGACTGCCCGGACACCTGCGCCCTGATCACCACCGTGCGTGACGGCGTGGCGCTGAAGGTGCAGGGCAACCCCGCGCACCGGCCCACCGACGGCGTGCTGTGCACCAAGGTCTCGCGCTACACCGAGCGCACCTACCACCCCGAGCGCCTCATGCATCCGATGCGGCGCGTGGGCCCCAAGGGCTCGGGCCGCTTCGAGCCGGTGGGCTGGGACCAGGCGCTGGATGACATCGCGCACCGGCTGAAGGCGATCGCCGCGCGCGACCCCCAGGCCGTCCTGCCCTACAGCTACGCCGGCACCATGGGCCTGGTGCAGGGCGAGGGCATGGCCGCCCGCTTCTTCCACCGCCTGGGCGCCTCCCTGCTGGACCGCACCATCTGCGCCGCCGCCGGCGCCGAGGGCCTGACCCAGACCCTGGGCGGCAAGGTCGGCATGAAAGTGGAGTTCTTCGCCGAGTCCAAACTCATCCTGATCTGGGGCAGCAACTCCATCGCCAGCAACCTGCATTTCTGGCGCCTGGCGCAGCAGGCCAAGCGCGACGGCGCCCGGCTGGTGTGCATCGACCCGCGGCGCACCGAAACCGCCGAGAAATGCCACGAGCACGTGCAGCTGCGCCCCGGCACCGACGCCGCCCTGGCGCTGGCGCTGATGCACGAGCTCATCGTCAACGACTGGCTGGACCACGACTACCTGGCCCGGCACACCCTGGGCTGGGAGGCCTTGCGCGAGCGCGCCCTGCGCTGGGCGCCCGAGCGCGCGGCGCAGGTGTGCGGCGTGCCGGCGGCGCAGATCCGGGCCCTGGCGCGCGCCTGGGGCACCACCCGGCCGGCGGCCATCCGCCTGAACTACGGCATGCAGCGCGTGCGCGGCGGCGGCAACGCGGCCCGCGCCATCGCCTGCCTGCCGGCGCTCACCGGCGCCTGGCGCCACCGCGCCGGCGGCCTGCTGCTGTCCAGCTCGGGCATGGTCCGGTTCAACCGGGCGGCCCTGCAGCGCGCCGACCTGCTGGCCGGGCGCCAGCCCCGCACCATCAACATGAGCACCATCGGCGACGACCTGCTGCGGCCGTCCTCGCCGGCCTTCGGCCCCCGGGTCGAGGCCGTGATCGTCTACAACAGCAACCCGGTGGCGGTGGCGCCCGAGTCCGGCAAGGTGGTGCGCGGCTTCGCCCGCGAGGACCTGTTCACCGTGGTGCTGGAGCATTTCCGCACCGACACGGCCGACTACGCCGACTACCTGCTGCCGGCCACGACGCAGCTGGAGCACTGGGACCTCCACCTCTCCTACGGCCACACCGACGTGCTGCTGAACCGGCCCGCCATCGCGCCCGTGGGCCAGTCGCGCACCAACACCGAGGTGTTCCGCCAGCTGGCGCGGCGCATGGGCTTCACCGAGGACTGCTTCGCCGACAGCGACGAGGACCTGTGCCGCCTGGCGGTGGACGGCCACTTCGATTTCGAGCTGCTGCTCGCCCAGGGCTTCGCCACCCAGGCCATCCCCGACGCGCCCTTCGCCGAGGGTGGCTTTCCCACGCCCTCGGGCCGCTGCGAATTCTTCAGCGAGCGCCTGGCGCGCGCGGGGCTGGACGGCCTGCCCGACCACTTGCCCAACCACGAGACGGCGGGCAGCTCCACGCGCTACCCGCTGGCCATGATCTCGCCGCCGGCACGCAACTTCCTCAACTCCACCTTCGTCAACCTGCAAAGCCTGCGCGACATCGAGCGCGAGCCGCTGCTGGAGATCCATGCGCAGGACGCCGCCGCGCGCGGCATCGCCACCGGCGACGTGGTGCGCGTGTTCAACGACCGGGGCGAGTACCGCTGCAAGGCCGAGGTGTCGACGCGGGCGCGGCCGGGCGTGGTCAATGGCCTGGGCATCTGGTGGCGCAAGCTGGGCCTCCAAGGTACCAACGTCAACGAGCTGACCAGCCAGAAGCTCACCGACCTGGGCCGCGGCCCGGTGTTCTACGACTGCCTGGTGGAGGTGCAGGCCGTGGCCGCGCCCGCCACCGCACCCGCGGCCGCGTGA
- a CDS encoding aminopeptidase, whose amino-acid sequence MASLAGVAALATAAALCLSGCANLGYYWQSAAGHLGMLQAARPVSEWLDGAETPERLKDKLQLSQRIRAFASQELGLPDNASYRRYADLRRPAVVWNVVGAPAYSLTLKTWCFPVTGCVGYRGYFDEADARAEAADLRQQGYEASVYPVPAYSTLGWMNWAGGDPLLNTFIHYPEGELARLIFHELAHQVLYVQNDTMFNESFATAVERLGGRRWLATHASEAARQEYAQFDARRRQFRQLTQATRERLKAIYEKKVPGTQDLAGQEALKQETMADFRARYARLRDSWGGDPARWRNFDRWVAEANNASFGAQAAYDELVPGFEALFEREGGNWQRFYDAAKALAQLPKPRRHEKLKEMAGA is encoded by the coding sequence ATGGCAAGCCTGGCGGGCGTGGCGGCATTGGCGACGGCGGCGGCGCTGTGCCTGTCCGGCTGCGCCAACCTGGGCTACTACTGGCAATCGGCCGCCGGCCACCTGGGCATGCTCCAGGCCGCGCGGCCGGTAAGCGAATGGCTGGACGGGGCCGAAACGCCCGAGCGCTTGAAGGACAAGCTGCAGCTGAGCCAGCGCATCCGCGCCTTCGCCAGCCAGGAACTGGGCCTGCCCGACAACGCCAGCTACCGCCGCTATGCCGACCTGCGCCGGCCGGCCGTGGTGTGGAACGTGGTGGGCGCGCCGGCCTACTCGCTCACGCTCAAGACCTGGTGCTTCCCGGTGACCGGCTGCGTGGGCTACCGCGGCTACTTCGACGAGGCCGACGCCCGGGCCGAGGCGGCCGACCTGCGCCAGCAGGGCTACGAGGCCAGCGTGTACCCGGTGCCGGCGTACTCCACCCTGGGCTGGATGAACTGGGCCGGCGGCGACCCGCTGCTCAACACCTTCATCCACTACCCCGAAGGCGAGCTGGCGCGGCTGATCTTCCACGAGCTGGCGCACCAGGTGCTGTACGTGCAGAACGACACCATGTTCAACGAGTCCTTCGCCACCGCGGTCGAGCGCCTGGGCGGCCGGCGCTGGCTGGCCACCCACGCCAGCGAGGCGGCACGCCAGGAGTACGCCCAGTTCGACGCCCGGCGCCGCCAGTTCCGCCAGCTCACCCAGGCCACGCGCGAGCGCCTGAAGGCCATCTACGAGAAGAAGGTGCCCGGCACGCAGGACCTGGCCGGCCAGGAGGCACTGAAGCAGGAGACGATGGCCGATTTCCGGGCGCGCTATGCCCGCCTGCGCGACAGCTGGGGCGGCGATCCCGCGCGCTGGCGCAACTTCGACCGCTGGGTGGCCGAGGCCAACAACGCATCGTTCGGCGCCCAGGCGGCGTACGACGAACTGGTGCCGGGCTTCGAGGCGCTGTTCGAGCGCGAGGGCGGCAACTGGCAGCGGTTCTATGATGCGGCCAAAGCGCTGGCGCAGCTGCCCAAGCCGCGGCGACACGAGAAATTAAAGGAGATGGCCGGTGCCTGA
- a CDS encoding polyhydroxyalkanoic acid system family protein, with translation MPDIHIKREHTLGLAQARELAFKWAQTAEAKLDMDCSYEEGKTSDVVSFKRSGVNGELRVTPDRFELDARLGFLLGAFKDRIVAEIEKNLDQLLSQDNPVQAFDQAVAQASAKKKKSGGRPA, from the coding sequence GTGCCTGACATCCACATCAAACGCGAACACACCCTCGGCCTGGCGCAGGCGCGCGAGCTGGCCTTCAAGTGGGCCCAGACCGCCGAAGCCAAGCTGGACATGGACTGCAGCTACGAGGAGGGCAAGACCTCCGACGTGGTGAGCTTCAAGCGCTCGGGCGTCAATGGCGAGCTGCGCGTCACGCCGGACCGCTTCGAGCTGGACGCCCGCCTGGGCTTCCTGCTGGGTGCGTTCAAGGACCGCATCGTCGCCGAGATCGAGAAGAACCTCGACCAGCTGCTGTCGCAGGACAACCCGGTCCAGGCCTTCGACCAGGCCGTGGCACAGGCCAGCGCCAAGAAGAAGAAGTCCGGCGGCCGCCCGGCGTGA
- a CDS encoding LysR family transcriptional regulator: MNLHRLDLVSLSLFSLVVRTGSISRGAELAHLAVGAASKRISDLEAAVGAELFDRHSRGVTLTPAGQALQRHAQRILSDVDQLAADLSDHAKGVVGVVRLWANTSAITQFLPADLASFIALHPGIRIEMHEHNSSDVVLAVADGRADLGLFAERTPALGLQTLPYRSDRLVLVVPQGHALAQREAIAFAEAADFDFVSLAQDTSLAQRLALETRPLGKALRIRIHVRSFDAMCQMVAAGLGVAVLPNAAVQPLVRALGLRMVAISDPWVERQLLIGARDWGVLPRPVRTLRDHLLGARGPGGVTPDKP, encoded by the coding sequence GTGAACCTCCACCGGCTGGACCTGGTCTCGCTCTCGCTGTTCTCGCTGGTGGTGCGCACCGGCAGCATCAGCCGGGGCGCCGAGCTGGCCCACCTGGCCGTGGGCGCGGCCAGCAAGCGCATCTCCGACCTGGAGGCCGCCGTCGGCGCCGAGCTGTTCGACCGGCACTCGCGCGGCGTGACGCTCACGCCGGCCGGCCAGGCGCTGCAGCGGCACGCCCAGCGCATCCTGAGCGACGTGGACCAGCTCGCCGCGGACCTGTCGGACCACGCCAAGGGCGTCGTCGGGGTGGTGCGCCTGTGGGCCAACACCTCGGCCATCACCCAGTTCCTGCCCGCCGATTTGGCGTCGTTCATCGCGCTGCACCCCGGCATCCGCATCGAGATGCACGAGCACAACAGCAGCGACGTGGTGCTGGCCGTGGCGGACGGGCGGGCCGACCTGGGCCTGTTCGCCGAGCGCACGCCGGCCCTGGGCCTGCAGACGCTGCCCTATCGCAGCGACCGGCTGGTGCTGGTGGTGCCGCAGGGCCATGCGCTGGCGCAGCGCGAGGCCATCGCCTTTGCCGAGGCGGCCGACTTCGACTTCGTCAGCCTGGCGCAGGACACCTCGCTCGCGCAGCGGCTGGCGCTGGAAACGCGCCCGCTGGGCAAGGCGCTGCGCATCCGCATCCACGTGCGCAGCTTCGATGCCATGTGCCAGATGGTGGCCGCGGGGCTGGGCGTGGCGGTGCTGCCCAACGCGGCGGTGCAGCCGCTGGTGCGGGCCCTGGGGCTGCGCATGGTGGCGATCAGCGATCCCTGGGTGGAGCGGCAGCTGCTCATCGGTGCGCGCGACTGGGGCGTACTGCCGCGGCCGGTGCGCACGCTGCGCGACCACCTGCTCGGAGCGCGGGGCCCGGGCGGCGTCACCCCTGATAAACCCTGA
- a CDS encoding Bug family tripartite tricarboxylate transporter substrate binding protein has product MNTTRRAGLALALLAALGAPVLASDKYPGKPVTVIVPQAAGGANDAIARVIAQKLSEQTGQQFIVDNRPGAGGNVGTALAARAKADGYTLMLTADSSYVINPSLYKNPGFDPLKDFEPVSPVANAGYVLVANNGFPAKNVGELIAMAKAQPGKIMIGSAGNGTLNHLFGEMLGKAAGIQLVHVPYKGAAAAVTDLVGGQVQVSVQSLPSSIAFIRSGKLKVLGVVNEKRVAALPEVPTIGETVQGLGYTPWYGLFAPAGTPKPVLAQLQAELAKALDAPDVREKLAGVGAEPYKSSPEQFAAMIRGELPRWAQVVKDSGATVD; this is encoded by the coding sequence ATGAACACCACCCGACGCGCCGGCTTGGCGCTGGCCCTGCTGGCCGCCCTCGGGGCGCCCGTCCTCGCTTCCGACAAGTACCCGGGCAAGCCGGTCACGGTGATCGTCCCGCAGGCCGCCGGCGGCGCCAACGACGCCATCGCCCGCGTCATCGCGCAGAAGCTCTCGGAGCAGACCGGCCAGCAGTTCATCGTGGACAACCGGCCTGGCGCGGGCGGCAACGTCGGCACCGCGCTGGCCGCGCGCGCCAAGGCCGACGGCTACACGCTGATGCTGACGGCCGACAGCAGCTACGTGATCAACCCTTCGCTCTACAAGAACCCGGGCTTCGACCCGCTCAAGGACTTCGAGCCCGTCTCGCCGGTGGCCAACGCCGGCTACGTGCTGGTGGCCAACAACGGCTTCCCGGCGAAGAACGTGGGGGAGCTGATCGCCATGGCCAAGGCGCAGCCCGGCAAGATCATGATCGGCTCAGCCGGCAACGGCACGCTCAACCATCTGTTCGGCGAGATGCTGGGCAAGGCCGCCGGCATCCAGCTGGTGCACGTGCCGTACAAGGGCGCCGCCGCGGCGGTGACCGACCTGGTCGGCGGCCAGGTGCAGGTATCCGTGCAAAGCCTGCCTTCGTCCATCGCCTTCATTAGGAGCGGCAAGCTCAAGGTGCTGGGCGTGGTCAACGAGAAGCGCGTCGCGGCGCTGCCCGAGGTGCCTACCATCGGCGAGACGGTCCAGGGCCTGGGCTACACGCCCTGGTACGGCCTGTTCGCGCCGGCGGGCACGCCCAAGCCGGTGCTGGCGCAGCTGCAGGCCGAGCTGGCCAAGGCGCTGGATGCGCCCGACGTGCGCGAGAAGCTCGCGGGCGTGGGCGCCGAACCGTACAAATCCAGCCCCGAGCAGTTCGCCGCCATGATCCGCGGCGAGCTGCCGCGCTGGGCCCAGGTGGTCAAGGACTCCGGCGCCACCGTGGACTGA
- a CDS encoding acyl-CoA-binding protein → MADLKAAFESAVANSKNLSERPDNATLLKIYALYKQATVGDVTEKKPGFGDMVGRAKWDAWNGLKGTSSEQAMQQYVDLIASLS, encoded by the coding sequence ATGGCCGACCTCAAAGCCGCCTTCGAATCCGCCGTCGCCAATTCCAAGAACCTCAGCGAGCGGCCCGACAACGCCACCCTGCTGAAGATCTACGCCCTGTACAAGCAGGCCACGGTGGGCGACGTCACCGAGAAGAAGCCCGGCTTCGGCGACATGGTGGGCCGCGCCAAATGGGACGCCTGGAACGGCCTGAAGGGCACCTCCAGCGAGCAGGCCATGCAGCAGTACGTGGACCTGATCGCGTCCCTGAGCTGA